One window of Watersipora subatra chromosome 3, tzWatSuba1.1, whole genome shotgun sequence genomic DNA carries:
- the LOC137390682 gene encoding probable G-protein coupled receptor B0563.6: MDEGNATTKDLDEVYWNIVHSDPRYRASTIIGKYVLFTLFVFGSIGNLLSFAVMVRRPMRSSSTAFYMASLALADTTVMFIGCLRRWVIEVFQVDLLNYSPEACKAVNFFQYWSFDVAVWTLVAMTIDRAIVVIAPLKAYKHATRGRAAGVLTIIAVICAGINMHFFFTTTYVGQICTGDQEYRYFYEFIWPWVDATVYSFLPFTLLLVMNIIIIVSLSKANARKRKMTNNFQQRKKSEQRQGTISQKLTMMLLSVTSAFLLLTAPAVILDILRGQGAPYFDLSKTNDMALYILCRQIIRVLLYTNHSINFFLYCVTGSKFRKELFFMLRCQSSTETDRRRSTIISMPNGSATNTGYVSSSPQRESSM; encoded by the exons ATGGATGAAGGAAATGCAACCACAAAAGATCTGGATGAG GTATACTGGAATATTGTCCACAGTGACCCTCGTTACAGAGCTTCAACGATTATCGGCAAATATGTGCTCTTCACTCTGTTTGTATTTGGAAGCATAGGAAACTTGTTAAGCTTTGCTGTAATGGTAAGACGACCAATGAGGTCTTCATCAACTGCCTTCTACATGGCATCGCTTGCACTTGCTGACACAACAGTTATGTTCATTGGTTGCCTGCGTAGGTGGGTCATTGAAGTCTTTCAAGTCGATCTGTTAAACTACAGTCCAGAAGCGTGCAAAGCAGTCAATTTCTTTCAATATTGGAGCTTTGATGTGGCCGTGTGGACCTTGGTAGCTATGACCATAGACAGAGCCATAGTTGTTATAGCTCCTCTTAAAGCGTACAAACATGCCACCAGAGGGCGTGCTGCCGGCGTTTTAACCATCATTGCGGTTATCTGTGCTGGAATAAATATGCACTTCTTTTTTACAACAACATATGTAGGACAAATATGCACAGGCGATCAAGAATATCGATACTTCTATGAATTTATATGGCCATGGGTAGATGCGACTGTCTACAGTTTTCTGCCCTTCACTCTTTTGCTTGTGATGAATATTATCATCATCGTGAGCTTATCTAAAGCTAATGCGAGAAAACGCAAAATGACGAACAACTTTCAACAGCGAAAGAAGTCGGAACAACGACAGGGTACCATCTCACAAAAGCTGACAATGATGTTGCTCAGTGTTACAAGCGCTTTTCTTCTGCTCACTGCCCCGGCAGTCATCCTTGACATACTTCGCGGGCAGGGTGCGCCCTACTTTGACCTCTCGAAAACTAATGACATGGCTCTTTACATCCTGTGTAGACAGATTATCAGAGTCTTGCTCTATACGAATCACAGCATCAACTTCTTTCTTTATTGTGTCACCGGAAGTAAATTCCGAAAGGAGTTATTTTTTATGCTGCGGTGTCAGAGCAGCACAGAAACAGATAGAAGACGCAGCACCATTATTAGCATGCCTAATGGCAGCGCGACTAACACAGGATATGTATCGTCATCACCGCAGCGCGAATCCTCGATGTAG
- the LOC137390683 gene encoding galanin receptor 2a-like yields the protein MQCFRSALRALLIKADITPSPNANCIDLDVSRAENLANFCYILWLERRRRKRQKLRKVYWNIVHSDPRYRASTIIGKYVLFTLFVFGSIGNLLSFAVMVKRPMRSSSTAFYMAALALADTTVMFIGCLRRWVIEVFQVDLLNNSPEACKAVNFFQYWSFDVAVWTLVAMTIDRAIVVIAPLKAFLPFTLLLVMNIIIIVNLSKANARKHKMTNNFQQRKKSGERQGTISQKLTMMLLSVTSAFLLLTAPAAILDILRWQGAPYFDLSKTNDMALYILCRQITRVLLYMNHSINFFLYCVTGCKFRKELFSTLRCQSSTETDRRRSTINSMPNGSATNTGYVSSSPQHESSM from the exons atgcagtgctttagatctgcacttcgagcactgctcataaaagcagatatcacaccaagtcccaatgctaactgtattgatctggatgtgagcagggctgaaaatcTGGCCAACttctgctacattctctggctagaaagaagaagaaggaagagacaaaagctgaggaag GTTTACTGGAATATTGTCCACAGTGACCCTCGTTACAGAGCTTCAACGATTATCGGCAAATATGTGCTCTTCACTCTGTTTGTATTTGGAAGTATAGGAAACTTGTTAAGCTTTGCTGTAATGGTAAAACGGCCAATGAGGTCTTCATCAACTGCCTTCTACATGGCAGCGCTTGCACTTGCTGACACAACAGTTATGTTCATTGGTTGCCTGCGTAGGTGGGTTATTGAAGTCTTTCAAGTAGACCTATTAAACAATAGTCCAGAAGCGTGCAAAGcagtcaatttttttcaatactGGAGCTTTGATGTGGCCGTGTGGACCTTGGTAGCTATGACCATAGACAGAGCCATAGTTGTTATAGCTCCTCTTAAAGC TTTTCTGCCCTTCACTCTTTTGCTTGTGATGAATATTATCATCATCGTGAACTTATCTAAAGCTAATGCGAGAAAACACAAAATGACGAACAACTTTCAACAGCGAAAGAAGTCGGGAGAGCGACAGGGTACCATCTCACAAAAGCTGACAATGATGTTGCTCAGTGTTACGAGCGCTTTCCTTCTGCTCACCGCCCCCGCAGCCATCCTTGACATACTGCGTTGGCAGGGTGCGCCCTACTTTGACCTCTCGAAAACTAATGACATGGCTCTTTACATCCTGTGTAGACAGATTACCAGAGTCCTGCTCTATATGAATCACAGCATCAACTTCTTTCTTTATTGTGTCACCGGGTGTAAATTCCGGAAAGAGTTATTTTCTACGCTCCGGTGTCAGAGCAGCACAGAAACAGATAGAAGACGCAGCACCATTAATAGCATGCCTAATGGCAGTGCGACTAACACAGGATATGTATCGTCATCACCGCAGCATGAATCATCGATGTAG